In candidate division WOR-3 bacterium, the following are encoded in one genomic region:
- a CDS encoding kelch repeat-containing protein: MAGFSQYSYIVAILLVIIACGGKNNCPMIPVTPSGPESGLVDSFYNFSSAAIDIDEDNVALRFDWGDGVISEWTDFVGSGESTTARHSWSTPDIYLVRAQAIDVNGDTSGWSSPAQIVITGVGGPWVKRAEMPTKRDGLGIGVVDGKLYAIGGYSKYTYYCDKNEVYDPMIDSWTTKSPMPTPRYGAGAAVVNGKIYVIGGENGGALSTNEMYDPQTDTWTTKAPMSFPRECLGIAVVDNKIYAIGGYANGNYLGTNEVYDPGINQWFTRAPMPTLRAWVGVGVVNGKIYVIGGANDSGYLSVVEVYDPATNTWETKTDMSLKRGGLAVGVVNGKIYAIGGFDGKNFLSLNEEYDPNSNTWTTKPAMPTPRRALAVGVVNNKIYAIGGISVFGNYRSENEEFSP; the protein is encoded by the coding sequence ATGGCAGGATTTTCTCAATATTCATACATTGTTGCCATTTTATTGGTAATAATTGCCTGTGGTGGCAAAAATAATTGCCCTATGATACCGGTGACTCCTTCCGGACCAGAAAGTGGATTGGTTGATTCTTTTTATAATTTTTCTTCGGCCGCAATAGATATTGATGAAGATAATGTTGCACTTAGGTTTGATTGGGGTGATGGTGTGATATCGGAATGGACTGATTTTGTTGGGTCAGGCGAGTCAACAACCGCACGACATTCCTGGAGCACACCGGATATATATTTGGTCAGGGCACAGGCAATAGATGTAAATGGTGATACTTCAGGTTGGTCATCTCCTGCACAGATTGTAATCACGGGAGTTGGTGGACCATGGGTAAAAAGGGCAGAGATGCCGACGAAAAGGGATGGTCTTGGAATAGGGGTTGTTGATGGAAAATTATATGCGATAGGTGGATACAGTAAATATACCTACTACTGCGATAAGAATGAAGTATATGACCCAATGATTGATTCCTGGACGACAAAAAGTCCTATGCCCACCCCAAGGTACGGAGCTGGCGCGGCAGTAGTAAATGGCAAAATCTATGTAATTGGTGGTGAAAACGGTGGAGCACTTTCCACAAATGAAATGTATGACCCACAAACCGATACCTGGACAACGAAGGCGCCGATGTCATTTCCGCGGGAATGTCTTGGCATTGCGGTCGTTGACAATAAAATCTATGCGATCGGTGGTTATGCGAATGGAAATTATCTGGGAACGAATGAAGTATACGACCCGGGAATAAACCAGTGGTTTACAAGAGCACCAATGCCGACCTTGCGGGCATGGGTTGGTGTTGGGGTGGTGAATGGGAAAATTTATGTTATTGGTGGTGCCAATGATAGTGGTTATCTTTCAGTCGTTGAGGTCTATGACCCGGCAACGAATACCTGGGAGACAAAGACTGATATGTCTTTAAAAAGGGGTGGTTTGGCAGTTGGCGTTGTTAATGGCAAGATATATGCAATCGGCGGATTTGATGGTAAAAATTTCCTTTCGTTAAATGAAGAATATGACCCCAATTCAAATACCTGGACAACAAAGCCTGCAATGCCTACACCAAGAAGGGCACTGGCAGTCGGTGTCGTGAATAATAAAATCTATGCGATAGGTGGAATATCAGTTTTTGGTAATTATCGCTCGGAGAATGAAGAATTCAGTCCGTAA
- a CDS encoding 4Fe-4S binding protein — translation MRKPKLRELGEAIRAIFKGPYTSKFPFKPSPAAKRFRGKIEFNFDKCILCGACVEVCPANARAQIDDKIKRVRREIHYQERCIYCGQCVAYCTTKEGIYHTQEYDLAQIKKEGYENAIEKELILCERCGEVITTRAHLLWIARRVGELAYANPNLFLVLSQEFGEEAMPKMPSPPPYRSEHLRFLCPSCRRTVYLQEVWGY, via the coding sequence ATGCGTAAGCCAAAATTGAGGGAACTTGGTGAGGCAATAAGGGCGATATTTAAAGGTCCTTATACAAGTAAATTTCCGTTTAAACCTTCGCCCGCGGCGAAAAGATTTCGGGGAAAGATAGAGTTCAATTTTGATAAGTGCATTTTATGCGGTGCCTGCGTTGAGGTATGTCCGGCAAATGCCCGTGCCCAGATTGATGATAAAATCAAAAGAGTGCGCCGGGAGATCCATTATCAGGAGCGTTGTATATATTGTGGTCAGTGTGTTGCATATTGCACAACAAAAGAGGGGATCTATCACACCCAGGAATATGACCTGGCGCAGATCAAGAAAGAAGGTTATGAGAATGCGATTGAGAAAGAATTGATTTTGTGTGAACGGTGTGGTGAGGTAATTACTACAAGGGCGCATCTATTATGGATTGCCCGCCGGGTTGGCGAACTTGCCTATGCCAATCCCAATCTATTTTTGGTATTATCACAAGAATTCGGTGAGGAGGCGATGCCCAAAATGCCTTCTCCACCACCATACCGTAGTGAACATTTAAGATTTTTGTGTCCATCCTGTAGAAGAACCGTATATCTCCAGGAAGTCTGGGGATATTAA
- the mnhG gene encoding monovalent cation/H(+) antiporter subunit G produces the protein MISPIGWIIIWIGILFNLLGTVGLVRFPDIYNRLQTSTKCVTLGSFGLMIGIFLLYGFSQTGIKALICGVFLLLTNPVGAHALLKGSLHYGIKLWKESIIDRYGAEKLGGEQIEEKGLRGENKGE, from the coding sequence ATGATTAGCCCGATTGGCTGGATAATAATCTGGATTGGAATTTTGTTTAATTTGTTAGGAACCGTGGGACTTGTCCGATTCCCTGATATTTACAATCGTCTCCAGACTTCTACAAAATGTGTTACCCTTGGTTCATTCGGTTTAATGATTGGTATATTCTTGCTTTATGGCTTTTCCCAGACGGGTATAAAGGCGTTAATCTGTGGTGTATTCTTGCTTTTGACCAATCCTGTTGGTGCTCATGCCTTATTAAAGGGTTCTCTTCATTATGGAATAAAACTCTGGAAAGAGTCAATCATTGATAGATACGGTGCTGAGAAGTTGGGTGGAGAGCAGATAGAAGAAAAAGGGTTAAGAGGTGAGAATAAGGGTGAATAA
- a CDS encoding monovalent cation/H+ antiporter complex subunit F, translated as MILMFIVLTFSAFLCLYRIQQGPTIPDRAVGVDIMGTIFVNITALTAIFYNLPYLMDLAIIIALFSFIGTLALAKYLERRSLDD; from the coding sequence ATGATTCTGATGTTTATAGTTCTTACCTTCAGTGCGTTCTTATGTTTATATAGAATTCAGCAGGGTCCGACAATTCCGGACCGTGCCGTGGGTGTGGATATTATGGGAACGATATTTGTAAATATTACCGCCCTCACTGCAATCTTCTATAACCTGCCTTATCTAATGGATCTGGCAATCATCATCGCCTTGTTCAGTTTTATTGGCACCCTTGCCCTTGCAAAGTATCTGGAAAGAAGGAGTTTAGATGATTAG
- a CDS encoding Na+/H+ antiporter subunit E, translating to MKYVIYFVIGFGLWLLLTLTTNLDHIIAGVIVVLLGTILFGGYFTDKPQKLLQPHRLFWLIIYVPVFIWYMIKANLDVAYRTLHPQRPLKPGIVKIKTNLKSDTGKVFLANSITLTPGTMTVDIDGDYLYIHWIYVQATDIENASKIIARPFERFLRRIFD from the coding sequence ATGAAATATGTAATTTATTTTGTAATTGGCTTTGGGCTATGGCTCTTATTAACTTTGACAACTAATTTAGACCATATTATTGCGGGTGTGATTGTAGTTCTTTTAGGAACGATATTATTTGGTGGTTATTTTACTGATAAGCCACAAAAATTGCTCCAGCCGCATAGATTATTCTGGTTGATAATTTATGTTCCTGTATTTATATGGTATATGATCAAAGCAAACCTTGATGTAGCATACCGGACACTCCATCCCCAGAGACCATTGAAACCAGGTATTGTTAAGATTAAGACGAATCTGAAATCCGATACCGGAAAAGTATTTTTGGCGAACTCAATTACCCTTACCCCAGGAACGATGACCGTGGATATAGATGGAGATTATCTCTACATCCACTGGATTTATGTTCAGGCAACCGATATTGAGAATGCATCAAAGATTATTGCCCGACCATTTGAGCGATTTTTGAGGAGGATATTTGATTAG
- a CDS encoding proton-conducting transporter membrane subunit codes for MTFLPLLIAIPLLSAFLIPLLSKLWKPFAPIIGNITTFLLFVLSLYGIAVIQGFPMLVYKFGNWPPPIGIVFSFDALSAFMTLVISIVVFSGALFAIRYLNHYTGQWKFWTLYMLITTGLMGISVTGDLFNMFVWIEISAIASYALVSFGIEAEELEASFKYMVMGEIAGMTLLLTIALIYAKTSTLNLADIALSLQSIKDSAFYWSILSLLLFAFSVKAALVPFHFWLPDAHPAAPAPISSLLSGVFIKVLGVYTSARFIFNIFGLNRENAPFFFNILIGLGLLSIIFAGVTALNQNDYKRLLGYSTVSQVGYIMLGLGVGNFYGVAGAILYILAHALAKGLLFLTSGSVVYATGTRDINKLGGLGERMPTTAWSFRFGALSLIGLPPLVGFFAKFLIAIGAIKQGFLWLAIVAIGFSGVTLGYLLKIENNVYLKKNGVEAKESPFLMRVAMVFLVILIILLGIGYKPMMDFVIQPAAEALLRGTEYINLILGGF; via the coding sequence ATGACCTTTCTACCACTTTTAATTGCTATACCTTTGTTATCTGCCTTCCTCATACCTCTTCTCTCTAAATTATGGAAACCATTTGCACCAATTATTGGCAATATTACTACTTTTTTATTATTTGTTCTTTCGTTATATGGAATTGCAGTAATCCAGGGATTTCCGATGCTCGTTTATAAATTTGGTAACTGGCCACCGCCGATCGGTATCGTATTCAGTTTTGATGCCCTATCGGCATTTATGACACTGGTGATTTCAATTGTCGTGTTTTCTGGTGCCCTTTTTGCAATCCGCTATTTGAACCATTATACAGGTCAATGGAAATTCTGGACATTATATATGTTGATTACTACCGGTTTAATGGGTATTTCGGTAACCGGTGATTTATTCAATATGTTTGTCTGGATAGAAATCTCTGCAATCGCTTCTTATGCCCTTGTGAGTTTCGGTATAGAAGCAGAAGAACTTGAGGCTTCTTTTAAATATATGGTTATGGGCGAAATCGCCGGTATGACACTTCTTTTGACGATAGCATTGATTTATGCCAAGACTTCAACATTGAACCTTGCGGATATCGCCCTTTCTTTGCAATCAATAAAGGATTCGGCATTCTACTGGTCAATTCTATCACTCTTGCTCTTTGCTTTTTCAGTAAAGGCAGCACTTGTGCCATTCCATTTCTGGCTTCCTGATGCCCATCCGGCAGCACCTGCACCAATATCGAGTCTACTTTCTGGTGTGTTTATCAAAGTCCTTGGAGTTTATACAAGTGCCCGGTTTATTTTTAATATATTCGGTCTCAATCGCGAAAATGCGCCTTTCTTCTTTAATATTCTCATTGGCTTGGGGCTTTTATCAATAATCTTCGCAGGAGTTACTGCACTAAACCAGAACGATTATAAACGCCTGTTAGGATATTCTACGGTTTCCCAGGTGGGTTATATAATGCTTGGTTTAGGGGTTGGTAATTTTTATGGTGTTGCGGGTGCAATACTATATATCCTTGCCCATGCACTTGCCAAAGGCTTACTATTTTTAACATCAGGTTCTGTAGTATATGCAACCGGCACGAGGGATATTAATAAACTGGGTGGTCTGGGTGAGAGAATGCCGACAACTGCCTGGAGTTTTAGATTTGGTGCTTTGTCTTTGATAGGACTTCCACCACTTGTGGGGTTCTTCGCAAAATTTTTAATCGCCATTGGTGCGATAAAACAAGGGTTCTTGTGGCTTGCAATCGTGGCAATTGGATTCAGCGGTGTTACACTTGGCTATTTGCTAAAGATTGAAAACAATGTGTATTTGAAGAAAAATGGGGTAGAGGCTAAAGAATCTCCATTCCTTATGCGTGTGGCAATGGTATTTTTGGTCATTTTAATTATTCTCTTGGGAATTGGGTATAAACCAATGATGGATTTTGTGATACAACCGGCGGCTGAGGCATTGCTCAGAGGAACTGAATACATCAATCTGATATTGGGAGGATTTTAA
- a CDS encoding four helix bundle protein — translation MGEEGKIRLKRGKKGIVEKGMGEEGRKEMNGGKGVKGLMVKGYTKLIVWKNACELRKLVYEITKKFPRSIKQNIQEGYKRSSIGDYIHHLSIAQGSLGELSGDVDDCLEDNLINNREYAVLNNLIVRTDYLLMRLIQSLTKKKLEVTA, via the coding sequence ATGGGTGAAGAAGGGAAAATAAGGTTGAAAAGGGGTAAAAAAGGGATAGTTGAAAAAGGTATGGGTGAAGAAGGAAGAAAAGAGATGAATGGGGGAAAAGGAGTGAAAGGCTTAATGGTCAAGGGATATACCAAGTTAATTGTATGGAAAAATGCTTGTGAATTGAGGAAATTAGTATATGAAATTACCAAAAAATTCCCAAGGTCTATAAAGCAGAATATTCAGGAAGGATACAAGAGAAGTTCAATTGGTGATTACATTCATCATCTTTCAATTGCCCAAGGTTCTCTTGGTGAACTTTCTGGCGATGTTGATGATTGTCTTGAGGATAATCTCATTAATAATAGAGAATATGCAGTTCTCAATAATTTAATTGTGCGGACAGATTATCTCCTGATGAGATTAATTCAATCACTCACCAAAAAGAAATTGGAGGTAACGGCATGA
- a CDS encoding NADH-quinone oxidoreductase subunit K, whose amino-acid sequence MVVFASCMILFLIGLYAVVAKRNLIKIAIGFAIMEYAVNLLFALIGFKKGAIAPIITKLDMPHNFVDPVPQALVLTAIVIGLGTTALLLSFIVRIYEKFKTFDVSEIKKLKG is encoded by the coding sequence ATGGTTGTTTTCGCAAGTTGTATGATTTTATTTCTAATTGGTTTGTATGCAGTTGTTGCAAAGCGCAATTTAATAAAGATTGCGATTGGATTTGCAATAATGGAGTATGCCGTGAATTTGCTCTTTGCATTAATTGGTTTTAAAAAGGGCGCGATTGCACCAATCATAACGAAACTTGATATGCCTCATAATTTTGTTGACCCGGTCCCCCAGGCACTTGTTCTTACCGCAATTGTGATTGGTCTTGGAACAACCGCCCTGCTCCTATCCTTCATCGTCCGAATATACGAAAAGTTCAAGACATTTGATGTGAGTGAGATAAAGAAGTTAAAGGGCTAA
- a CDS encoding four helix bundle protein, translating to MSEKPINVNREPFTDYKNFVFDFEKLDVYQLALDFVDEVFEITSKIPWQLQSSLGDNFRRTALSIVSNIAEGSGKISNREKKHYYKITLTSDRECIPMITLLKRRKLISQNIYENLREICIRISPMLIKLEQSVNGKRSTVKGTHNYDVGQRSAVNGRRYNKED from the coding sequence ATGAGTGAAAAGCCGATAAACGTTAACCGTGAACCGTTTACCGATTATAAAAATTTTGTTTTTGATTTTGAAAAACTTGATGTCTATCAACTTGCGCTTGATTTTGTTGACGAAGTTTTTGAAATTACTTCTAAAATACCGTGGCAATTGCAAAGTTCGCTCGGTGACAATTTCAGACGTACCGCACTTTCTATTGTGAGCAATATTGCTGAAGGCAGTGGTAAGATTTCTAATAGAGAGAAAAAGCATTACTACAAGATAACACTAACATCCGACCGTGAATGTATCCCAATGATAACGCTTTTGAAAAGGCGTAAGCTCATAAGTCAGAATATTTATGAAAATCTCCGCGAAATTTGCATTCGTATTTCTCCTATGTTGATTAAACTTGAGCAATCGGTTAACGGTAAACGGTCAACGGTAAAAGGTACGCACAATTATGATGTCGGTCAACGGTCAGCGGTAAACGGTAGACGATATAATAAGGAGGACTGA
- a CDS encoding MnhB domain-containing protein: MSLIVRRITNLVSGFIFMYGIYIILHGHLTPGGGFAGGVIVSGALILRVLSFGSAAEKEKRLSTIGSVFESIGALLFWGAAFTGLLVAGVFFLNEPIFGLGKPLHLFSAGLIPICNIAIGIKVSVGLLSIFLALAALKYIMED, translated from the coding sequence ATGAGCCTTATCGTTAGGCGTATCACAAATCTCGTAAGTGGTTTCATATTTATGTATGGTATCTATATTATTTTGCATGGACATTTAACACCAGGGGGTGGTTTTGCTGGTGGCGTTATTGTTTCGGGTGCATTAATTTTGCGGGTCCTTTCTTTTGGAAGTGCTGCGGAAAAAGAAAAAAGATTATCTACGATTGGTTCGGTATTTGAAAGTATCGGTGCCCTGCTCTTCTGGGGTGCAGCGTTTACGGGATTATTGGTAGCAGGTGTATTCTTTTTGAACGAACCCATTTTTGGACTCGGTAAACCCTTACATCTTTTCAGTGCTGGTTTGATACCAATATGTAATATTGCGATCGGTATAAAGGTTTCGGTTGGCCTATTATCTATTTTCCTTGCCCTTGCCGCATTGAAATATATAATGGAGGACTGA
- the mbhE gene encoding hydrogen gas-evolving membrane-bound hydrogenase subunit E — translation MIEIYLFLVFMIIAAIIAIEIKDLLAAAIAVGAVGFSVAILFILLQAPDLAIVQIVVEILTVIIFVAVIFRTTDIDETVNKKFTPAQISGLVFYGFFVILFIIIIERIFSSLPPFGSPIMKVASEYIKLGLPKVGGANIVADVILDFRGLDTLGEATVLFTSVIGVLAVMRKTGRK, via the coding sequence ATGATTGAGATATATCTATTTTTAGTTTTTATGATTATTGCTGCAATCATCGCAATTGAAATAAAGGATTTACTGGCGGCAGCGATAGCAGTGGGTGCAGTTGGTTTTTCTGTGGCAATTCTGTTTATTTTGCTCCAGGCACCAGATCTTGCTATTGTTCAGATAGTAGTAGAGATTCTTACGGTAATTATATTTGTTGCCGTAATCTTTAGAACAACAGACATTGACGAAACTGTGAATAAGAAATTCACACCCGCACAAATTTCGGGCTTGGTTTTTTACGGATTTTTTGTGATTCTTTTTATTATTATAATTGAACGGATATTCAGCTCTTTGCCGCCTTTTGGTTCGCCGATTATGAAGGTGGCGAGTGAATATATAAAATTGGGCTTACCTAAAGTTGGTGGTGCAAACATTGTTGCGGATGTAATCCTTGATTTCCGCGGACTTGATACACTCGGTGAGGCAACGGTGCTATTCACATCAGTGATTGGAGTACTGGCGGTGATGAGGAAAACAGGAAGAAAATAG
- a CDS encoding complex I subunit 5 family protein — protein MSELYYILLLPVMCGLLGFLIKRLRKIMGFLGFVITFYLSLRIYLLFQNQYFSYNIASIPGIDFRIYVDNLTRFILLFNSFFAFLILLYSEITMKKMHGEEVYQLYLGLTLSGANGVVLSGNLILMLIFWNMLVFSLYGILLVGKKYSVLAARKALTIVGVSDFILMLGIIIVYSVVGNANFPAEPLLGLNSGVLITAYILLLVGALAKAGAMPLHTWIPEAAKVVPASTMAFIPASLDKLLGIYFLVRISYYIFDITQSMPIRMTLMVIGAITIIFAVMMALVQKEAMRLLSFHAVSQVGYMILGIGTGVPVAVAGGLFHMINNVIYKACLFLSAGSVEYRARTTELDHLGGLGTRMPLTAFCFIVAAFAISGVPPFNGFYSKWMVYQGIIELNKETNLWIIFLVAAMFGSVLTLASFLKMIHSLFLGERPMEFDKVREVRFEMVTPTLILAFLCIIFGIFAEQIPLSRLIYPALPFLKIAPIGFWSAGLTTILMITGIGIGLIIFIFGTALRPRKGKIFVGGEVLDTEEARITGPNFYSSVHQIDMLEKTYKFGEEGAFDFYNYLRGVSGGFSVLFREVINKFFVITYQALSRIVVALGSIFSAIHTGELQGYIGWIFLGLLIILLLLGVR, from the coding sequence ATGAGTGAACTTTATTATATCTTACTCCTCCCGGTGATGTGTGGATTGCTCGGCTTTTTGATAAAACGCCTTCGCAAAATAATGGGTTTCCTTGGATTTGTCATCACCTTCTATCTTTCTCTGAGGATTTACCTGCTCTTTCAGAATCAATATTTCTCATATAACATTGCCAGCATCCCGGGAATTGATTTCCGCATTTATGTCGATAATCTCACAAGATTTATCCTCCTGTTTAATTCGTTTTTTGCATTTTTGATTTTACTCTATTCAGAGATTACGATGAAGAAGATGCATGGAGAGGAGGTCTATCAATTATACCTTGGATTAACACTTTCCGGGGCTAACGGTGTGGTCCTCAGCGGGAATTTGATATTGATGCTGATATTCTGGAATATGCTCGTTTTTTCCCTCTATGGTATTTTACTCGTCGGTAAAAAATACAGTGTATTAGCGGCAAGGAAGGCATTGACGATTGTGGGAGTTTCGGACTTCATTTTGATGCTGGGGATAATCATTGTTTATTCGGTTGTCGGTAATGCAAACTTTCCTGCCGAGCCTTTACTTGGGCTTAATAGTGGTGTTTTAATCACCGCCTATATTTTGCTTCTTGTCGGTGCCCTTGCCAAGGCAGGTGCGATGCCATTGCATACCTGGATTCCGGAGGCAGCAAAGGTTGTACCTGCTTCAACGATGGCGTTTATTCCAGCGAGTCTTGATAAACTATTAGGTATATATTTTCTCGTCAGGATTTCTTATTATATATTTGACATAACTCAGTCAATGCCGATAAGAATGACCTTGATGGTTATTGGTGCAATAACGATTATCTTTGCCGTTATGATGGCACTTGTGCAAAAAGAGGCGATGCGCTTGTTATCATTCCATGCGGTATCACAGGTAGGGTATATGATTCTTGGCATCGGTACAGGCGTACCAGTGGCAGTTGCAGGGGGGCTGTTTCATATGATAAATAACGTAATATACAAAGCCTGTTTGTTTTTGTCTGCAGGTTCGGTTGAATATCGTGCACGCACAACCGAACTTGACCATCTTGGTGGTCTTGGTACAAGGATGCCTTTAACAGCGTTCTGTTTTATTGTGGCGGCATTTGCAATTTCCGGAGTTCCACCGTTCAATGGTTTTTATTCAAAATGGATGGTATATCAGGGAATAATTGAATTGAATAAAGAAACGAATTTATGGATTATATTCTTGGTTGCTGCGATGTTTGGAAGTGTTTTAACTTTGGCATCTTTTTTGAAGATGATACATTCTTTATTCTTAGGTGAAAGGCCAATGGAATTTGATAAGGTGCGAGAAGTGCGATTTGAAATGGTAACACCTACATTAATACTTGCCTTCTTGTGTATCATATTTGGCATTTTCGCGGAGCAAATACCGCTTTCAAGGCTGATTTATCCCGCACTGCCATTTTTGAAGATTGCCCCAATTGGATTCTGGTCTGCGGGGTTGACCACAATTTTGATGATTACAGGCATTGGAATCGGACTAATCATCTTTATTTTCGGAACCGCACTCAGACCCCGGAAGGGAAAGATATTTGTCGGAGGCGAGGTTCTTGATACAGAAGAGGCAAGAATTACCGGTCCAAATTTTTATTCATCTGTTCACCAAATTGATATGTTAGAAAAAACCTACAAATTTGGTGAAGAGGGTGCATTTGATTTCTATAATTATCTACGTGGGGTATCGGGAGGATTTTCAGTTCTCTTCCGAGAAGTGATAAATAAATTCTTTGTCATAACCTACCAGGCTTTGTCACGGATTGTAGTTGCGCTTGGAAGCATCTTTTCTGCTATTCACACTGGTGAGTTACAGGGATATATAGGCTGGATATTTTTAGGACTATTGATAATATTGCTACTGTTAGGAGTGAGATAA
- a CDS encoding complex I subunit 5 family protein — MAEFGLITDKIGIFLAVSFLFIGFMSFLYALGTIRQKGHRLEYYLMLLLIVLSGIGVALTTNLLWMYLCWELSTLGVWRAVVYYRRNEQIEAGNVVFITNLLAAGLMLIGIGILYLDNNSFLISEIKNFSIPAIVLLTIGIFAKSVILPLHFWLIPAYAAIPSAIGGSLAGIAENLGLILFYRLFVDNPAIPVNYFLVIGYLAVISSLIAGGSAYITNRLRYLLAYSTISQIGFILLGFAAGGYFGKYGAIIYILAHALAKSGLFYGTGTIEDVTGEANIKNISCMLKVSPVLTVNMALLFSSLVGFFPMIGFFAKLMVVIGAVQKNILFGFFAIAVAIFTLLYSDRFYHELFYGEKCDLMMVKMERKPGVVEIGVVFVLTLLSLVLGIFFYEILTYLGGI; from the coding sequence ATGGCGGAATTTGGTTTGATAACTGATAAAATCGGCATTTTTCTGGCAGTTAGCTTTTTGTTCATTGGTTTTATGTCTTTCCTCTATGCTTTGGGTACGATAAGGCAGAAAGGGCACAGGTTAGAATATTACTTAATGCTGCTATTAATTGTGCTTTCAGGTATCGGGGTGGCACTCACCACCAACTTATTATGGATGTATCTCTGCTGGGAACTTTCAACCCTTGGAGTATGGCGGGCAGTTGTTTACTATCGCCGGAATGAACAGATTGAGGCAGGCAATGTGGTATTCATCACCAACCTATTGGCTGCCGGATTGATGCTTATCGGAATTGGTATCTTGTATCTTGATAATAATTCTTTTTTAATCTCCGAAATAAAAAACTTTAGTATTCCGGCGATTGTCTTGCTCACCATTGGGATTTTTGCCAAATCAGTGATTCTGCCACTGCATTTTTGGTTGATACCTGCCTACGCTGCGATTCCTTCTGCCATTGGTGGCTCGCTCGCCGGGATTGCTGAAAATCTTGGTTTAATATTGTTTTACCGGCTTTTTGTCGATAATCCTGCGATACCAGTGAACTATTTTTTGGTTATTGGTTATCTGGCGGTCATTTCCAGTTTAATTGCCGGCGGTTCGGCTTACATCACCAATCGGTTGCGGTATCTACTCGCCTATTCCACGATAAGCCAAATTGGTTTTATCCTCTTGGGATTTGCTGCTGGTGGTTATTTTGGAAAATACGGTGCGATCATCTATATTTTAGCCCATGCCCTGGCAAAATCTGGTCTCTTTTACGGCACAGGCACGATTGAAGATGTTACCGGCGAGGCAAATATCAAAAATATTTCCTGTATGCTCAAGGTCTCACCGGTCCTCACAGTCAATATGGCATTGTTGTTTAGTTCATTAGTGGGTTTCTTCCCAATGATCGGCTTTTTCGCCAAACTGATGGTTGTAATTGGTGCGGTGCAGAAGAACATTCTTTTTGGATTCTTTGCGATTGCAGTAGCAATATTTACTCTTTTATACAGTGACCGCTTTTATCATGAATTATTCTATGGGGAGAAATGTGACCTTATGATGGTGAAGATGGAAAGGAAGCCGGGGGTTGTTGAAATCGGGGTGGTCTTTGTTCTAACATTGCTTTCCCTTGTTCTGGGAATCTTTTTTTATGAAATTTTAACCTATCTCGGAGGCATCTAA